One stretch of Triplophysa rosa unplaced genomic scaffold, Trosa_1v2 scaffold139_ERROPOS793776, whole genome shotgun sequence DNA includes these proteins:
- the LOC130549592 gene encoding guanine nucleotide-binding protein G(I)/G(S)/G(T) subunit beta-1-like, with product MSELDQLRQEAEQLKTQIRDARKACADATLSQITANIEPVGRIQMRTRRTLRGHLAKIYAMHWGTDSRLLVSASQDGKLIIWDSYTTNKVHAIPLRSSWVMTCAYAPSGNYVACGGLDNICSIYNLKTREGNVRVSRELAGHTGYLSCCRFVDDNQIVTSSGDTTCALWDIETGQQTTTFAGHTGDVMSLSLAPDTRLFVSGACDASAKLWDVREGMCRQTFTGHESDINAICFFPNGNAFATGSDDATCRLFDLRADQELMVYSHDNIICGITSVAFSKSGRLLLAGYDDFNCNVWDALKADRAGVLAGHDNRVSCLGVTDDGMAVATGSWDSFLKIWN from the exons ATGAGCGAACTTGACCAGTTACGTCAGGAGGCTGAACAGCTGAAGACCCAGATCAGA GATGCGCGGAAAGCATGCGCAGACGCCACCCTCTCGCAG atcACAGCAAACATCGAGCCCGTGGGCCGGATTCAGATGCGCACTAGACGGACACTAAGGGGACATTTGGCAAAGATCTACGCCATGCACTGGGGCACTGACTCGAG GCTGCTCGTCAGTGCTTCTCAGGACGGGAAACTGATCATCTGGGACAGCTATACTACAAACAAG GTACATGCCATCCCGCTGCGTTCCTCGTGGGTCATGACCTGCGCGTACGCTCCGTCTGGAAACTACGTGGCCTGCGGAGGTCTGGATAACATCTGCTCTATCTACAATCTGAAGACCCGCGAGGGGAACGTGCGAGTCAGCCGGGAGCTGGCAGGACACACGG GTTATCTGTCCTGTTGCCGTTTCGTGGATGATAACCAGATTGTCACAAGCTCAGGTGACACCACCTG CGCTCTCTGGGATATTGAGACCGGGCAGCAGACGACCACGTTCGCAGGTCACACGGGTGACGTGATGTCGCTGTCTCTGGCCCCGGACACGCGTTTGTTCGTGTCGGGGGCCTGCGACGCTTCGGCTAAGCTGTGGGACGTCAGGGAAGGCATGTGCAGACAAACCTTCACTGGCCACGAGTCCGACATCAACGCCATCTGC TTCTTCCCCAACGGCAACGCCTTCGCCACCGGCTCGGACGACGCCACCTGCAGGCTGTTCGATCTGCGCGCCGATCAGGAGCTGATGGTCTATTCTCACGACAACATCATCTGCGGAATCACATCCGTGGCTTTCTCCAAGAGCGGACGCCTGCTGCTGGCGGGTTACGACGATTTTAACTGCAACGTGTGGGATGCTCTGAAGGCCGACCGCGCAG GGGTTTTGGCAGGTCATGATAATCGTGTCAGCTGCTTGGGAGTAACCGATGATGGGATGGCTGTGGCTACAGGCTCCTGGGATAGTTTCCTGAAGATCTGGAATTAA